The Flexivirga oryzae genome has a segment encoding these proteins:
- the ftsE gene encoding cell division ATP-binding protein FtsE, giving the protein MIRLEHVTKRYASGGAAALDDVSCDIDRGEFVFVVGASGSGKSTMMRLITREITPSAGSVLVAGRELVPMPQRKVPTLRREIGVVFQDFRLLEGKTVYQNVAFVLRVLGSKRHQIKQLVPETLDLVGLDGMASRLPHELSGGEQQRVAIARAVVKKPPILLADEPTGNLDPETSAEIVKVLDRINKTGTTVVMATHDQGIVDVFKKRVLELKDGELVRDEAEGGYNRDETRERERAAERAARALEQGED; this is encoded by the coding sequence ATGATTCGACTCGAACACGTCACCAAGCGGTATGCCTCCGGCGGCGCCGCTGCACTCGACGACGTCAGCTGTGACATCGACCGGGGTGAATTCGTCTTCGTCGTCGGCGCGTCCGGGTCGGGGAAATCGACCATGATGCGGCTGATCACCCGCGAGATCACGCCCAGCGCGGGCTCCGTCCTGGTCGCCGGCCGCGAGCTGGTGCCGATGCCGCAGCGCAAGGTCCCGACGCTGCGTCGCGAGATCGGGGTCGTCTTCCAGGACTTCCGGTTGCTGGAGGGCAAGACCGTCTACCAGAACGTCGCGTTCGTGTTGCGCGTGCTCGGCAGCAAGCGCCACCAGATCAAGCAACTGGTCCCCGAGACCCTCGATCTCGTGGGTCTGGACGGTATGGCGAGCCGGTTGCCGCACGAACTGTCCGGCGGCGAGCAGCAGCGGGTGGCGATCGCACGTGCTGTGGTGAAGAAGCCGCCGATCCTGCTGGCCGACGAGCCGACCGGCAACCTCGACCCGGAGACCAGTGCGGAGATCGTGAAAGTCCTCGACCGGATCAACAAGACCGGCACCACCGTGGTGATGGCCACCCACGACCAGGGGATCGTCGACGTCTTCAAGAAGCGGGTGCTGGAGTTGAAGGACGGCGAACTCGTCCGCGACGAGGCCGAGGGCGGCTACAACCGGGACGAGACCCGCGAACGCGAGCGGGCCGCCGAACGCGCGGCCCGGGCGCTCGAGCAGGGCGAGGACTGA
- the ftsX gene encoding permease-like cell division protein FtsX, whose product MRLTFLLGEVGNGFRRNASMIISVVLVSMVSLFFLGAGLLAQREVSVAKGFWYDKVQVSIFFCTDQSTGVQSCTDGAATQAQKDQVKSQLDGMEPLVEHVYYESSQQAYDRFKKQFRGSPYLSDVTADAMPSSYRVKLSDPNKYNEIVASFEGQQGVEAVSDQSNVLSTFFKLLHVISVGAVALAVVMVICAILLITTTIRQVAYTRRRQVSIMRLVGASSTVIYLPFVIEILLATLIGAALAVGLLWALVHYGVEGLFNDSGSTGTLVSMISTADVWDFAPWLFAGAVVIALATAWITLRRYLRV is encoded by the coding sequence GTGCGCCTGACATTCCTGCTCGGCGAGGTCGGCAACGGGTTCCGCCGCAACGCCTCGATGATCATCTCCGTCGTGCTGGTCTCGATGGTCTCGCTCTTCTTCCTCGGGGCCGGGCTGCTCGCCCAGCGCGAGGTGAGCGTCGCCAAGGGGTTCTGGTACGACAAGGTCCAGGTCTCGATCTTCTTCTGCACCGACCAGTCCACCGGTGTCCAGTCGTGCACCGACGGTGCCGCGACCCAGGCGCAGAAGGACCAGGTCAAGAGCCAGCTGGACGGCATGGAACCGCTCGTCGAGCACGTCTACTACGAGAGCTCGCAGCAGGCCTACGACCGCTTCAAGAAGCAGTTCCGGGGCAGCCCCTACCTCTCGGACGTGACCGCCGACGCGATGCCCTCGTCATACCGGGTGAAACTCTCCGACCCGAACAAGTACAACGAGATCGTCGCGTCCTTCGAGGGACAGCAGGGCGTGGAGGCGGTGAGCGACCAGAGCAACGTCCTGTCCACCTTCTTCAAACTGCTGCACGTCATCAGTGTCGGTGCGGTCGCGCTCGCCGTCGTCATGGTCATCTGCGCGATCCTGCTGATCACCACCACGATCCGCCAGGTCGCCTACACCCGGCGCCGACAGGTCAGCATCATGCGGCTGGTCGGTGCGTCGTCGACCGTCATCTACCTGCCGTTCGTCATCGAGATCCTGCTCGCCACGTTGATCGGTGCCGCGCTCGCGGTGGGACTGCTCTGGGCACTCGTCCACTACGGGGTCGAGGGCCTGTTCAACGACTCGGGGTCCACCGGGACCCTTGTCAGCATGATCAGCACCGCCGACGTCTGGGACTTCGCGCCCTGGCTGTTCGCCGGTGCTGTCGTGATCGCCCTTGCCACGGCGTGGATCACCCTGCGCCGCTACCTGCGAGTCTGA
- a CDS encoding M23 family metallopeptidase — protein MSFRDRTGRRRGRLLAAGCALAVMCTAIAGPATADSVDNKKKKVDGSIASTQRNLDDTSAALVRVNKQLVSTNKKVAAAQKKLKSADATLTAANNHLSDMNSQLAIAKADETKNKTALRTNKVAEAKSKKMVGGIARQSYMSGGLGNLQLTLNILTSNGDVTSELSVADMVMRQQSGVLTKLSSERAAGTAANDRLGAARRRIATLTIKAQNAQTAAKKAKTKATTARDNVVKLQQKQRKAKKALAHQKTIELASLKTQKKESARLAAIIRKRNIAAAKAAKRARETATRKATPPPAPPSTGSGSSSGGSSGGSSTATSRGVLVAPGAIGSIVSGFGERLNPVLHVWMLHAGDDFPYPCGTPVHAAGSGTVVQTGWDSAGGNFVLIDHGYRDGVNLASYYAHFERSAVVHAGQHVSTGQLIGYSGTTGRSTGCHMHFGVLANGRWVNPIPWIS, from the coding sequence ATGTCGTTTCGCGATCGCACCGGACGTCGTCGTGGCCGACTGCTGGCAGCCGGCTGCGCGCTGGCGGTGATGTGCACCGCCATCGCCGGACCCGCCACAGCGGACAGCGTCGACAACAAGAAGAAGAAGGTCGACGGCAGCATCGCCAGCACGCAACGCAACCTGGACGACACGTCGGCGGCGCTGGTCAGGGTCAACAAGCAGCTGGTGTCGACCAACAAGAAGGTCGCCGCAGCACAGAAGAAGCTCAAGAGCGCCGACGCCACACTGACCGCGGCCAACAACCACCTCAGTGACATGAACTCCCAGCTGGCCATCGCCAAGGCCGACGAGACCAAGAACAAGACGGCGCTGAGGACCAACAAGGTCGCCGAGGCCAAGTCCAAGAAGATGGTCGGTGGCATCGCCCGGCAGAGCTACATGTCCGGCGGGCTCGGCAACCTGCAACTCACCCTCAACATCCTCACCAGCAACGGCGACGTCACCTCCGAGCTGTCGGTCGCCGACATGGTCATGCGCCAGCAGAGCGGCGTGCTCACCAAGTTGTCGAGTGAGCGTGCGGCGGGTACGGCGGCCAACGACCGGCTCGGCGCCGCCCGCCGCCGCATCGCGACGCTGACCATCAAGGCGCAGAACGCCCAGACCGCCGCCAAAAAGGCGAAGACGAAGGCAACCACCGCCCGCGACAACGTGGTGAAGCTGCAGCAGAAGCAACGCAAGGCCAAGAAGGCGCTCGCCCATCAGAAGACGATCGAGCTGGCCAGCCTGAAGACGCAGAAGAAGGAGTCCGCGCGGCTGGCGGCGATCATCCGCAAGCGCAACATCGCCGCGGCGAAGGCGGCCAAGCGCGCCCGGGAGACCGCCACCCGCAAGGCCACACCACCACCCGCACCACCCAGCACCGGTAGCGGCAGTAGCAGCGGTGGCAGTTCCGGCGGCTCCAGCACCGCCACCAGTCGCGGCGTGTTGGTGGCGCCCGGTGCGATCGGGTCGATCGTGTCCGGCTTCGGCGAACGCCTCAACCCGGTCCTGCACGTGTGGATGCTGCACGCCGGCGACGACTTCCCCTACCCGTGCGGCACACCGGTGCACGCGGCCGGTTCGGGCACCGTCGTGCAGACCGGCTGGGACAGCGCCGGCGGCAACTTCGTGCTGATCGACCACGGCTACCGGGACGGCGTCAACCTGGCCAGCTACTACGCGCACTTCGAGCGATCGGCGGTCGTGCACGCCGGGCAACACGTCAGCACCGGCCAGCTGATCGGCTACTCGGGCACCACCGGCCGCTCGACCGGCTGCCACATGCACTTCGGTGTGCTGGCCAACGGTCGCTGGGTCAACCCCATCCCCTGGATCTCCTGA
- the smpB gene encoding SsrA-binding protein SmpB, with protein sequence MAKKAKKSTKDEPTKKVVATNRKARHDYLIEDTIEAGLVLTGTEVKSLRMGRASLVDGYADERHGELWLENVHIPEYINGNWTNHATRRRRKLLMHRHEIDKLLGKSQEAGHTLIPLSLYFVDGRVKVEIALAKGKRQYDKRQALRERQDNREAERAMSRAVRRAHVQSR encoded by the coding sequence ATGGCCAAGAAAGCGAAGAAGTCCACCAAGGACGAGCCGACCAAGAAGGTCGTGGCCACCAACCGCAAGGCGCGCCACGACTACCTGATCGAGGACACGATCGAGGCGGGACTGGTGCTGACCGGCACAGAGGTCAAGAGCCTGCGGATGGGCCGCGCGTCCCTGGTCGACGGCTACGCCGACGAACGGCACGGCGAACTCTGGCTGGAGAACGTCCACATCCCCGAATACATCAACGGCAACTGGACCAACCACGCCACCAGGCGTCGCCGCAAGCTGCTCATGCACCGGCACGAGATCGACAAACTGCTCGGCAAGTCGCAGGAGGCGGGCCACACGCTCATCCCGTTGTCGCTCTACTTCGTCGACGGGCGCGTCAAGGTCGAGATCGCACTGGCCAAGGGTAAGCGGCAGTACGACAAGCGACAGGCACTGCGGGAGCGGCAGGACAACCGCGAGGCCGAGCGGGCGATGTCGCGTGCGGTGCGCCGCGCGCATGTCCAGTCGCGGTGA
- a CDS encoding ABC transporter ATP-binding protein, producing MTKVFGSQSAVDGLDMRVPTGSVYGFLGPNGSGKTTTIRMLLGLVTPTAGDHDVLGHHMPDGLTTALHRVGSLIEGPAFHAHLSGLANLRRLDAADARSDAATSEQRIDSALDRVGLKPAANKRFRAYSLGMKQRLAIAAALLAPRDLLVLDEPTNGLDPQGTREVRHLVGSLAADGITVLISSHLLAEIQQICSHIGVMRAGRLVAQGSIEELRSTQTAQLTVHTPDPGPAADVLTRHGLDQVRVDGEIVTAAPGDVLPEDISAALARAGVRLRRFAIDRPSLEDLYVSLTGEGFEVRG from the coding sequence TTGACAAAGGTATTCGGCTCCCAGTCCGCTGTCGACGGGCTCGACATGCGGGTGCCGACCGGCAGCGTCTACGGCTTCCTCGGGCCGAACGGGTCTGGTAAGACGACCACCATCCGGATGCTGCTGGGGCTGGTCACCCCGACGGCCGGTGACCACGACGTGCTGGGCCACCACATGCCGGACGGACTCACCACTGCGCTGCATCGGGTCGGCTCCCTGATTGAAGGACCCGCCTTCCACGCGCACCTGTCCGGGCTGGCCAACCTCCGCCGGCTCGACGCCGCCGACGCCCGGTCCGACGCCGCCACCAGCGAGCAGCGGATCGACAGTGCACTGGACCGGGTTGGGTTGAAACCTGCTGCGAACAAACGCTTCCGGGCGTATTCGCTCGGGATGAAGCAGCGCCTCGCGATCGCCGCCGCGTTACTCGCACCCCGTGACCTCCTGGTGCTCGACGAACCGACCAACGGGCTCGACCCGCAGGGCACCAGGGAAGTGCGCCACCTGGTCGGCAGCCTCGCGGCCGACGGCATCACCGTCCTCATCTCCAGCCACCTGCTGGCCGAGATACAGCAGATCTGCTCGCACATCGGTGTGATGCGGGCCGGGCGGCTCGTCGCGCAGGGGAGCATCGAGGAGCTCCGATCGACCCAGACCGCCCAGCTGACCGTGCACACCCCTGACCCAGGGCCGGCCGCCGATGTGCTGACGCGCCACGGTCTGGACCAGGTGCGCGTCGACGGTGAGATCGTCACCGCCGCACCGGGAGACGTTTTGCCCGAGGACATCTCGGCCGCCTTGGCTCGCGCGGGGGTCCGGCTGCGCCGCTTCGCGATCGACCGGCCGAGCCTGGAGGACCTGTACGTCTCGCTCACCGGTGAAGGATTCGAGGTGCGGGGCTAG
- a CDS encoding ABC transporter permease, with protein MRFFRSELRLIMGRRRNQAGLVVLAAMPVILGVAVRLTESNPRGDGPPGFIDDIVGNGVFLAFAALTFELTLFFPLAIAMVSGDAIAGEAHSGTLRYLLTVPAGRTRVLIVKYLGIVAGSFIATLTVAVAGAVAGILLFGTGPLTTLSGDQIPLGAGLWRLLISAAYVAFGLCALGALGLFISTLTEQPIAATVALMIVTATMWVLDAIPQISWLHPWLLVDRWDGFADLMRNPADFGTVRDGVLVTIGYIVVCLLLAWARFDGKDITS; from the coding sequence ATGCGCTTCTTCCGCTCCGAGCTGCGGCTGATCATGGGCCGGCGGCGCAACCAGGCCGGCCTGGTGGTGCTCGCCGCGATGCCGGTGATCCTGGGTGTCGCGGTCCGCCTCACCGAGAGCAACCCGCGCGGAGACGGCCCGCCGGGCTTCATCGACGACATCGTCGGCAACGGCGTCTTCCTCGCGTTCGCGGCGCTGACCTTCGAGCTGACACTGTTCTTCCCGCTCGCCATCGCGATGGTTTCCGGTGACGCGATCGCCGGCGAAGCACACTCCGGGACGCTGCGTTACCTGCTGACCGTCCCTGCGGGCCGGACACGCGTGCTCATCGTGAAATACCTTGGCATCGTTGCGGGCTCGTTCATCGCAACCCTCACAGTGGCGGTCGCGGGCGCGGTGGCCGGCATACTCCTGTTCGGCACCGGACCACTGACGACGTTGTCGGGGGACCAGATCCCGCTCGGCGCGGGCCTGTGGCGGCTGCTGATCTCCGCCGCGTATGTCGCCTTCGGCCTGTGCGCGCTGGGCGCACTCGGCCTGTTCATCTCCACGCTCACCGAGCAACCGATCGCGGCGACCGTCGCGCTGATGATCGTCACCGCGACGATGTGGGTGCTGGACGCGATCCCGCAGATCTCCTGGCTGCACCCGTGGCTGCTGGTGGACCGGTGGGACGGGTTCGCCGATCTGATGCGCAACCCGGCGGACTTCGGCACCGTGCGCGACGGCGTGCTCGTCACGATCGGCTACATCGTGGTCTGCCTGCTGCTGGCCTGGGCGCGCTTCGACGGCAAGGACATCACCAGTTGA
- a CDS encoding GNAT family N-acetyltransferase encodes MTTYPFLDVSVETPMLRLRAATDELLEELAHVVRAGKASADPAPYDDPMSFYEPDPDLRVAKWLQAIWRGRGMLNAQSWRLFFVVVVDDEPIGMQDIIGVNFTTFGTVATFSWVSADHRRRGIGREMRSGALQLAFDGLAATEASSEAFVDNHGSNAISRDLGYESNGVEWATRGGEPALMNRWRLTRDTWAAQRRDNIRLRGVEPCRTLLQRL; translated from the coding sequence ATGACGACATATCCCTTCCTCGATGTGAGTGTCGAGACGCCGATGTTGCGGTTGCGTGCTGCGACCGACGAACTGTTGGAAGAACTTGCTCACGTCGTGCGTGCCGGCAAGGCATCGGCCGACCCCGCACCGTATGACGACCCGATGTCGTTCTACGAGCCGGACCCGGACCTGCGAGTGGCCAAGTGGTTGCAAGCGATCTGGCGAGGGCGAGGAATGCTCAACGCGCAGTCGTGGCGGCTCTTCTTCGTCGTCGTGGTCGACGACGAACCGATCGGCATGCAAGACATCATCGGCGTGAACTTCACGACCTTCGGCACCGTCGCGACCTTCTCATGGGTGTCGGCCGACCACCGCCGGCGAGGGATCGGTCGCGAAATGCGTTCTGGCGCCTTACAACTGGCCTTCGACGGGCTCGCCGCCACCGAGGCGAGCAGTGAGGCATTTGTCGACAACCACGGCTCCAACGCTATTTCCCGCGATCTCGGTTACGAGTCCAACGGGGTGGAGTGGGCAACACGAGGCGGTGAACCTGCCCTGATGAACCGGTGGCGACTGACCCGGGACACGTGGGCAGCACAACGCCGCGACAACATCCGACTTCGTGGCGTCGAACCGTGCCGGACGCTCCTGCAGCGGCTGTGA
- a CDS encoding type II toxin-antitoxin system RelE/ParE family toxin, translated as MDFTEGRWDIGQAEKYSTEIRAAIERIATDPERGRTCDEIREGYRRYGIGSHPVFYVETATSVDIIRILHQRMDPTRHL; from the coding sequence CTGGACTTCACCGAGGGGCGCTGGGACATCGGGCAGGCCGAGAAATACAGCACCGAGATCCGGGCTGCCATCGAACGGATCGCCACCGACCCGGAGCGTGGCCGAACCTGCGACGAGATCCGCGAGGGATACCGGCGCTACGGCATCGGTAGCCACCCGGTGTTCTACGTCGAGACAGCCACCAGCGTCGACATCATCCGCATCCTGCACCAGCGCATGGACCCGACCCGACACCTCTGA
- a CDS encoding type II toxin-antitoxin system ParD family antitoxin — protein sequence MAQNTSISLDDHFARFLSAQVASGRYRSSSEVVRAGLRLLEEHEAQLAGLRAALVAGENSGEAVPFDFDTFVASKKQ from the coding sequence ATGGCGCAGAACACCTCTATCAGCCTCGACGACCACTTCGCGCGATTTCTGTCCGCGCAGGTCGCATCCGGTCGGTACCGCTCCTCCAGCGAGGTCGTCCGCGCCGGCCTGCGGCTGCTGGAGGAGCACGAGGCGCAACTGGCCGGGTTGCGCGCCGCCCTGGTCGCCGGCGAGAACAGCGGCGAGGCCGTGCCGTTCGACTTCGACACGTTCGTCGCCTCGAAGAAGCAGTGA
- a CDS encoding phospholipid scramblase-related protein: MSSQPPTTPPGWYADPSDNRMVRWWDGAQWTEHQQPNPQAQQGQQPQQSQGYPSGQQGQAYPSGQQAQQQQPNPQPQQGNRHGFSQGYGDQSFGGAVNGPVGGTVSDAGRNVFTESVLVVSQKRKLIELTNEYMVYGQDGAEIGAVVEVGQSTARKALRFVSNLDQFLTHRLEVRDTTGRPLLVLTRPGKVFKSTIVVSAPNGAEIGRLVQQNVFGKIRFGLQAGGQDVGTLNAENWRAWNFALLDGQGTEVGRITKTWEGLLTTMFTTADNYVVHIRHDLPDPLRSLAVAAALTVDTALKQDDR, from the coding sequence ATGTCTTCGCAGCCACCCACGACACCACCCGGTTGGTATGCCGACCCGTCCGACAACCGCATGGTGCGGTGGTGGGACGGTGCCCAGTGGACCGAGCACCAGCAGCCGAATCCGCAGGCGCAGCAAGGACAACAGCCCCAGCAGAGCCAGGGCTACCCGTCCGGGCAGCAGGGCCAGGCGTACCCGTCCGGGCAGCAGGCCCAGCAACAGCAGCCGAATCCGCAGCCGCAACAAGGCAACCGGCACGGTTTCAGCCAGGGGTACGGCGACCAGAGCTTCGGCGGCGCGGTCAACGGTCCCGTGGGCGGGACGGTGAGCGATGCTGGCCGGAACGTCTTCACCGAGAGCGTGCTGGTGGTCAGCCAGAAGCGGAAGCTGATCGAGCTGACCAACGAATACATGGTCTACGGCCAGGACGGGGCCGAGATCGGTGCCGTCGTGGAGGTCGGGCAGAGCACGGCCCGCAAGGCGTTGCGGTTCGTCAGCAACCTCGACCAGTTCCTCACCCACCGGCTGGAGGTCCGCGACACGACGGGCCGTCCGCTGCTGGTGCTGACCCGACCGGGCAAGGTGTTCAAGTCGACCATCGTGGTCTCGGCGCCGAACGGCGCGGAGATCGGCCGGCTGGTGCAGCAGAACGTCTTCGGCAAGATCCGCTTCGGCCTGCAGGCCGGCGGGCAGGACGTCGGCACCCTCAACGCCGAGAACTGGCGGGCCTGGAACTTCGCGCTGCTGGACGGCCAGGGCACCGAGGTCGGCCGGATCACCAAGACCTGGGAAGGGCTGCTGACCACGATGTTCACCACCGCGGACAACTACGTGGTGCACATCCGGCACGACCTGCCCGACCCGCTGCGGTCACTGGCGGTCGCGGCAGCCCTCACGGTCGACACCGCGCTCAAACAGGACGACCGCTGA
- a CDS encoding FHA domain-containing protein, whose product MATNFAVRVTCEGRTVSLETGQTIVVGRGLDCDLVITDALASRRHAELHLEGTQLTVTDLGSSNGTYLDGARMSAPMAVGPGSTLRIGGAAGPEVRFEAAPRGAAVRTPQAGAERRLPSSSPASASQASAAPASQADSSAGQPVSAHAGSTSQPLPTRAAGVGQPATAHAGTSQPLPTRAKKQRVALPSAPSHTGVVFDRYSLPSGPIEQRAPVSSSGHATVTGSVPQVMPVDTGTSGGRGGGAITIGRGLENQIVLDDLLVSRQHARLVPSQGGFDVQDLGSRNGTYVNGQRVTGAHLGEGDLLAVGHSRFTVRQGQLVASVDEGDVNFVANHLSFTLPDGKKLLDDVSFALEGSSLLAIIGPSGAGKSTMLKALIGSQPATEGEVYYDGRDLYQNFQDLRHRIGVVPQDDVVHRQLTVQQALRFAAELRFPDDLPAELRNRRVDEVMAELGLTEHAHTRVDKLSGGQRKRTSVALELLTQPSLLFLDEPTSGLDPGLDKQVMQTLRQLADGGRTVGVITHSVANLNVCDKVLLLAPGGKVAYFGPPNELLSFFGAGDFADVFTSVSNDPEGAQRRFKESPLEDEQVEGPLSAPRREPPPLEKPPRQQSIPSQLSTLARRHVRVILADRGYSIFMLLLPIALALVAMLVPGSYGLKQQPPIGTAPGDVHFHTTEPLQLLVFLIIGAVFMGTAATIRELVGERAIYHREKAVGLSPQAYLAGKLTIFGVLNLLQSILMVGLVSIRKPMPDSAILLGSPMLEIILCCWLTAFAAASLGLLLSSVVKTSEQAMPALVISIMAQLALCGGLFPVNGRVGLEQLSWLTPARWGFAGTAATTDVTKILASQTDPLWKHSAGVFILELVMMLVLAALYAAFTQWRLTRKTTEG is encoded by the coding sequence ATCGCTACCAACTTCGCCGTCAGGGTCACGTGCGAGGGTCGGACCGTCTCACTGGAGACGGGCCAGACCATCGTCGTCGGCCGGGGACTCGACTGTGACCTGGTGATCACCGACGCGCTCGCGTCGCGCCGGCACGCAGAACTGCACCTGGAGGGCACCCAACTCACCGTCACCGACCTGGGCAGCTCCAACGGCACCTACCTCGACGGGGCGCGGATGAGCGCGCCGATGGCGGTGGGTCCGGGCAGCACCCTGCGCATCGGTGGGGCCGCGGGCCCGGAGGTGCGCTTCGAGGCCGCCCCGCGCGGCGCCGCGGTGCGCACCCCGCAGGCCGGGGCAGAGCGCCGGTTGCCGTCCTCGTCACCGGCGTCCGCGTCACAAGCGTCCGCGGCGCCCGCGTCACAGGCGGACAGCAGCGCCGGCCAGCCGGTGTCGGCACACGCCGGCAGCACCAGCCAGCCGCTGCCCACCCGCGCAGCCGGCGTAGGTCAGCCCGCGACGGCGCACGCCGGCACCAGCCAGCCGCTGCCGACCCGCGCCAAGAAGCAGCGGGTGGCGCTGCCCAGTGCGCCCAGCCACACCGGTGTGGTGTTCGACCGCTACTCCCTGCCGAGCGGACCGATCGAACAACGGGCACCTGTTTCCTCCTCCGGACACGCCACCGTGACCGGCTCCGTACCGCAGGTGATGCCGGTCGACACCGGAACCTCCGGGGGCCGGGGTGGCGGGGCGATCACCATCGGCCGCGGCCTGGAGAACCAGATCGTCCTGGACGACCTGCTCGTCTCCCGCCAGCACGCGCGACTGGTCCCGTCGCAGGGCGGCTTCGACGTGCAGGACCTCGGCAGCCGCAACGGCACCTACGTCAACGGCCAACGCGTCACCGGCGCGCACCTCGGCGAGGGCGACCTGCTGGCCGTGGGTCACTCCCGCTTCACCGTCCGCCAGGGCCAACTGGTCGCCAGCGTCGACGAAGGTGACGTCAACTTCGTCGCCAACCACCTCAGCTTCACCCTGCCGGACGGCAAGAAGCTGCTGGACGACGTGTCGTTCGCCCTGGAAGGCTCCAGCCTGCTGGCGATCATCGGCCCGTCCGGCGCCGGCAAGTCGACGATGCTCAAGGCGCTCATCGGTTCGCAGCCGGCCACCGAGGGCGAGGTCTACTACGACGGTCGAGACCTCTACCAGAACTTCCAGGATCTGCGGCACCGCATCGGTGTCGTCCCCCAGGACGACGTCGTGCACCGGCAGCTGACCGTGCAGCAGGCGTTGCGGTTCGCCGCCGAGCTGCGTTTCCCCGACGACCTGCCCGCCGAGCTGCGCAACCGGCGGGTCGACGAGGTCATGGCCGAGCTCGGCCTCACCGAGCACGCACACACCCGGGTCGACAAGCTGTCCGGTGGCCAGCGCAAGCGCACCTCGGTGGCGCTGGAGCTGCTCACCCAGCCGTCCCTGCTGTTCCTGGACGAGCCGACGTCGGGTCTGGACCCGGGCCTGGACAAGCAGGTCATGCAGACGCTGCGGCAGCTGGCCGACGGCGGCCGCACCGTCGGTGTCATCACGCACAGCGTCGCCAACCTGAACGTCTGCGACAAGGTGCTGTTGCTGGCACCGGGCGGCAAGGTCGCCTACTTCGGCCCGCCGAACGAGTTGTTGTCCTTCTTCGGCGCCGGTGACTTCGCCGACGTCTTCACCTCGGTCAGCAACGACCCGGAGGGCGCGCAGCGGCGCTTCAAGGAGTCGCCGCTGGAGGACGAGCAGGTCGAGGGCCCGCTCAGCGCGCCGCGCCGCGAGCCGCCGCCGCTGGAGAAGCCGCCGCGGCAGCAGAGCATCCCGTCGCAGCTGTCGACGCTGGCCCGGCGACACGTGCGCGTCATACTCGCCGACCGCGGCTATTCGATCTTCATGCTGCTGTTGCCGATCGCTCTCGCCCTCGTGGCGATGCTGGTGCCGGGCAGTTACGGCCTCAAGCAACAGCCGCCCATCGGCACCGCCCCCGGCGACGTGCACTTCCACACCACCGAGCCGCTGCAACTGCTGGTGTTCCTGATCATCGGTGCCGTGTTCATGGGCACCGCGGCCACCATCCGGGAGTTGGTCGGCGAACGGGCGATCTACCACAGGGAGAAGGCCGTCGGCCTATCACCGCAGGCTTATCTCGCGGGCAAGCTGACCATCTTCGGCGTGCTCAACCTGCTGCAGTCGATCCTGATGGTGGGCCTGGTCAGCATCCGTAAGCCGATGCCCGACAGCGCCATACTCCTCGGCTCGCCGATGCTCGAGATCATCCTGTGCTGCTGGCTGACCGCGTTCGCCGCGGCGTCCCTCGGCCTGCTGCTGTCCAGCGTCGTGAAGACCTCCGAGCAGGCGATGCCGGCCCTGGTCATCTCGATCATGGCCCAGCTCGCCCTGTGTGGTGGCCTGTTCCCGGTCAACGGCCGGGTCGGGCTGGAGCAGCTGTCCTGGTTGACCCCGGCCCGGTGGGGGTTCGCCGGCACCGCGGCCACCACCGATGTGACGAAAATCCTTGCGTCGCAGACCGATCCGCTGTGGAAGCACTCCGCAGGCGTGTTCATCCTGGAGCTCGTCATGATGCTCGTGCTCGCGGCCCTGTATGCCGCGTTCACGCAGTGGCGACTCACCCGCAAGACGACCGAGGGGTAG